In the Ipomoea triloba cultivar NCNSP0323 chromosome 6, ASM357664v1 genome, one interval contains:
- the LOC116021917 gene encoding E3 ubiquitin-protein ligase WAV3-like, with protein sequence MGSKWRKAKVALGLNLCANAPRTRLDNEFDDDDDLESISSGAASVRHSDAALLSPPSNAFKLSKSLSRSSKKMCSICLASMKPGGGHAIFTAECSHSFHFQCIASNVKHGNQVCPICRAKWKEIPLQCPSLDPPPGRARVNPVDWPQNNALMTVLRHVPPPRPIPFRNVAPLLQAPEPTIFDDDESLGHQLDSSQKLAGTSDPNPAADSGESRMSMTKISMIPEVPAVSRFNASDDFTVLVHLKAPASDSGKILCRNQPDMPQAQVIQTPRAPIDLVTVLDISGSMAGTKLALLKRAMSFVIQNLGPSDRLAVIAFSSTARRLFPLRRMSETGRHEALQAVNSLVANGGTNIAEGLRKGAKIMEDRREKNPVASIILLSDGQDTYTVSSSGGNQQQPNYQLLLPSSMHGGEGSNFKIPVHTFGFGADHDASSMHSISEISGGTFSFIETEGVIQDAFAQCIGGLLSVVVKELQLSIDCVHPGVYLSSLRAGSYRSHIMSDGRKGSIDVGDLYADEERDFLVSIKVPADYLRNETSLLKVRCVYKDPLTKEMVNLESEELRISRPEEAGQTSVSIEVDRQQNRLQAAEAMAQARTAAEKGDLVGATSILENSRKVLSQSVSIKCHDQLCLALYTELREMQERMANRHVYEASGRAYILSGLSSHSWQRATARGDSIDGSSLVQAYQTPSMLEMVTRSQATLLGSPSSQRPIRPVWPLGSQPRPR encoded by the exons ATGGGGAGTAAATGGAGGAAAGCGAAAGTGGCTCTGGGCTTGAATCTCTGCGCTAATGCTCCCAGAACTCGTCTGGATAATGAATTCGACGACGACGATGACCTGGAATCCATATCCTCCGGCGCCGCCTCCGTCAGGCACTCCGACGCCGCCCTGCTCTCTCCGCCCTCCAATGCCTTTAAGCTCTCTAAAAGCTTGAGCAGATCTTCCAAG AAGATGTGCTCGATATGTTTGGCCTCGATGAAGCCGGGAGGAGGCCATGCTATATTTACTGCTGAATGTTCGCATTCGTTTCATTTCCAATGTATTGCGTCGAATGTGAAACATGGAAACCAAGTTTGTCCAATATGCAGAGCAAAGTGGAAAGAAATTCCCTTGCAGTGTCCTAGTTTGGATCCTCCCCCTGGAAGGGCTAGAGTGAATCCTGTTGACTGGCCTCAAAATAACGCGCTGATGACAGTGCTCCGCCATGTACCTCCTCCTCGCCCAATCCCATTCCGAAATGTTGCACCACTGCTTCAGGCTCCAGAGCCAACCATCTTTGATGACGATGAATCTTTGGGTCATCAACTTGACTCATCTCAGAAACTAGCTGGCACATCAGATCCCAATCCTGCTGCTGATAGTGGAGAAAGCAGAATGAGTATGACGAAGATCAGCATGATCCCGGAAGTTCCAGCTGTTTCACGGTTCAATGCTTCAGATGACTTCACCGTCTTGGTCCATCTCAAAGCTCCCGCTTCTGATTCTGGGAAAATCCTGTGTAGAAATCAGCCTGATATGCCCCAGGCCCAGGTTATCCAAACGCCTCGTGCTCCCATTGACCTTGTCACGGTTCTTGATATAAGTGGCAGCATGGCAGGTACAAAGCTCGCTCTTCTAAAGCGAGCTATGAGTTTTGTGATACAGAACCTTGGTCCCAGTGACAGGCTTGCAGTCATTGCCTTTTCTTCAACAGCACGCCGTCTTTTCCCCCTTCGAAGGATGTCTGAAACAGGACGGCATGAGGCACTCCAAGCTGTCAACTCCTTGGTTGCAAATGGTGGAACAAATATTGCGGAAGGCTTGAGAAAGGGTGCCAAGATAATGGAAGACCGAAGGGAAAAGAACCCAGTTGCAAGTATAATATTGCTATCTGATGGTCAAGACACATATACAGTCAGTAGTTCTGGTGGCAATCAGCAGCAACCTAACTACCAGTTGCTTCTTCCTTCGTCAATGCATGGCGGAGAAGGTTCAAACTTTAAAATTCCAGTGCACACATTCGGGTTTGGTGCAGATCATGATGCTTCATCGATGCACTCAATTTCAGAGATTTCTGGAGGAACATTTTCCTTCATTGAGACAGAAGGCGTGATCCAGGATGCATTTGCTCAATGCATTGGAGGCCTTCTGAGTGTCGTTGTAAAGGAGCTCCAATTAAGTATTGACTGTGTCCATCCCGGAGTCTATCTAAGCTCGTTAAGAGCAGGCAGTTACCGTAGCCATATCATGTCTGATGGACGAAAAGGATCCATTGATGTTGGCGATCTATATGCTGATGAGGAAAGGGACTTTCTTGTTTCAATTAAAGTGCCTGCTGATTATTTGAGGAATGAAACTTCATTGTTGAAGGTGAGGTGTGTCTACAAGGATCCCTTAACAAAAGAAATGGTAAACCTTGAAAGTGAAGAACTTAGGATCAGTAGACCAGAAGAAGCAGGACAAACGAGTGTGTCGATAGAAGTTGACAGGCAGCAAAACAGGCTTCAAGCAGCCGAGGCAATGGCACAGGCACGGACTGCAGCTGAGAAAGGAGACCTGGTTGGTGCGACTTCTATCCTTGAAAATTCCCGGAAGGTGTTATCCCAATCAGTGTCAATCAAATGTCATGACCAACTGTGTCTTGCGCTCTACACAGAGCTCAGAGAAATGCAGGAGAGGATGGCAAACCGACACGTATATGAAGCATCAGGAAGAGCCTACATTTTGTCAGGCCTGAGCTCACATTCTTGGCAGAGAGCAACAGCACGGGGTGATTCTATAGATGGATCGAGCTTGGTTCAGGCATATCAAACTCCTTCAATGCTCGAGATGGTTACTCGCTCTCAGGCTACATTACTGGGCAGCCCTTCCTCTCAGAGGCCCATTCGCCCAGTTTGGCCCCTTGGGTCGCAACCAAGACCCAGGTAA
- the LOC116021918 gene encoding cytochrome c oxidase assembly protein COX16 homolog, mitochondrial-like: MAQVTMDPSKKVDDNVASSTYKSQNSASSFKRLGRKSPFTRYGLPMISLMVLGSFGLGHLLQGSKDIAKVKDDREWEIIETRKALSKEGPVNAYNPKKINLEDELKALQEKVDINTYEYKRIPKPNESK; encoded by the exons TTGATGACAATGTTGCTTCCTCTACTTACAAATCTCAAAATTCAGCATCTTCATTCAAAAGGTTGGGCAGGAAATCACCATTCACTAGATATGGACTTCCTATGATCTCACTAATGGTGCTTGGGTCTTTTGGCCTTGGCCACCTTCTGCAAGGCAG CAAGGATATTGCTAAAGTGAAGGATGATCGTGAGTGGGAGATCATTGAGACAAGAAAAGCACTTTCGAAAGAAGGGCCTGTCAATGCATATAACCCCAAAAAGATAAATTTGGAGGATGAGTTGAAG GCTCTGCAAGAAAAGGTTGATATAAATACTTACGAATACAAGAGGATTCCTAAGCCCAATGAGAGCAAATGA